In the Limanda limanda chromosome 1, fLimLim1.1, whole genome shotgun sequence genome, one interval contains:
- the si:dkey-34e4.1 gene encoding carboxyl-terminal PDZ ligand of neuronal nitric oxide synthase protein, giving the protein MPARRNRYNLVDDVADSRLPLHNEEAYQHGISFQAKYVGSLDVPRPNSRMEIVAAMRRIRYEFKAKNINKKKVSIVVSVDGVKILLRKKQKRKEWTWDESKLLIMQDPIYRIFYVSHDSQDLKIFSYIARDGSNNSFRCNVFKSKKKTQAMRIVRTVGQAFEVCHKLSLQHAEQDADGQADGESDKSTEEPSSDGRKLTGAEQGEEEEEGKHGGRRGEDSLAGTSLCEKAVSDILQSLAELNVVKPGQTIMDLDRRSVFTVTSQGITPSSPCSPSLTPLASQHFLQLLQQQLQQQQQQTQVAVAQVQLLKDQMAAETAARMEAQARVHQLLLQNRDLLQHLALLVQQLKELETSSPKTAQPEPPQQEPQENGHNALQSSVSTLANSLSLNLKNHYNQTSDQLITSTPAWQLQTSLTQVDCAESYLNLLNLENCGTSAASINGSLDPFIRANGAADDKERSCNEIVPFTSRNSDNMDEKCKQTIPKLDPPPPSLNRKRASRTLSPGSEFTAAPTPDEVAANDATPSRRSSLSFPDTTPSSLSSGDFHSLSNGESSSCSTSEDSGVRSETKSLLSPLRDDDDLFGDRGTFLTASSGCDSPSEERDEAVASPSESYPAEPHGLASHSDTYEHPLPFSSPADDTCLHISFSEDELPESSQEDPNVPQRS; this is encoded by the exons TATGAATTTAAGGCCAAGAACATCAATAAGAAGAAAGTGAGCATCGTGGTGTCTGTAGACGGAGTTAAAATCCTCCTGAGGAAGAAACAGAAG AGGAAAGAGTGGACATGGGATGAGAGCAAGCTGCTGATCATGCAGGATCCAATATACAG gatTTTCTACGTGTCTCACGACTCCCAGGACTTAAAGATCTTCAGCTACATCGCACGAGATGGTTCCAATAACTCCTTCAGATGCAACGTGTTTAAATCCAAGAAGAAG ACGCAGGCCATGCGTATAGTGCGGACGGTGGGTCAGGCCTTCGAGGTGTGCCACAAGCTGAGTCTGCAGCACGCTGAGCAGGATGCAGACGGACAGGCAGACGGAGAGAGTGATAAATCAACAGAGGAGCCCAGCAGTGATG GGCGTAAACTGACGGGAGCAGAgcaaggggaggaagaggaggagggcaaacacggaggaagacgaggagaggATTCTTTGGCCGGCACTTCACTGTGTGAAAAGGCCGTCAGTGATATTCTGCAGAGTCTGGCTGAACTGAATGTGGTGAAACCTGGACAGACCATCATG GACCTTGATCGACGGTCCGTCTTCACTGTGACGTCTCAAGGCATCACTCCCAGCAGCCCTTGCTCTCCGTCTCTCACTCCGCTGGCGTCGCAgcacttcctgcagcttcttcagcagcagctgcagcagcagcagcaacagacacaGGTGGCCGTCGCACAG GTGCAGCTGTTGAAGGATCAGATGGCAGCAGAGACCGCCGCCCGTATGGAGGCTCAGGCCCGCGtgcaccagctgctgctgcagaaccgGGACCTGCTGCAGCACCTGGCGCTGCTGGTGCAGCAACTGAAAGAGCTGGAGACCAGTTCCCCAAAGACGGCACAACCAGAGCCGCCCCAGCAGGAGCCTCAAGAGAACGGACACA ATGCTCTGCAATCATCCGTCTCTACATTAGCAAATTCCCTGTCTCTAAATCTGAAGAATCACTACAACCAGACCTCTGACCAGCTCATCACCTCCACGCCGGCATGGCAGCTGCAGACCTCCCTCACGCAGGTGGACTGCGCCGAGTCCTACCTCAACCTGCTCAACCTGGAGAACTGCGGCACGTCTGCAGCGTCGATCAACGGGAGCCTGGACCCGTTCATCAGGGCCAACGGGGCGGCGGACGACAAGGAGAGGTCCTGCAATGAGATCGTCCCGTTCACATCGAGAAACTCTGACAACATGGATGAGAA GTGTAAACAGACAATCCCCAAACTTgaccccccaccaccctccctGAACCGCAAGCGGGCCAGCAGAACTCTGTCCCCTGGGTCAGAATTCACAGCTGCGCCCACGCCCGACGAGGTCGCCGCTAACGATGCGACCCCTAGCCGCAGAAGCAGCCTCTCGTTCCCGGACACCACCCCCAGCTCCCTGTCGTCCGGCGACTTCCACTCCCTCAGCAACGGGGAGAGCAGCTCGTGCTCGACCAGCGAGGACTCGGGGGTTCGCTCGGAGACCAAGTCCCTGCTTTCGCCTCTGCGCGACGACGACGACCTGTTCGGGGACCGCGGGACATTTTTGACGGCCTCCAGCGGCTGTGACAGTCCCTCGGAGGAGAGAGACGAAGCGGTTGCCTCTCCCTCCGAGTCGTACCCTGCCGAGCCCCACGGCCTCGCCTCACACTCGGACACCTATGAGCACCCACtgcccttctcctctcctgcagatgATACCTGCCTTCACATCAGTTTCTCTGAGGACGAGCTACCAGAGAGCAGCCAGGAAGACCCAAATGTCCCCCAGCGGAGTTAG